The DNA segment ccagtcaAGGGTCCTCTGTgtcccccgacagaggtccttgATTAGCCCCCaatgtccgaaaatccttgaaattttctgaaataatagaaatgtcctaaaattagagtaacatcctaaaaccccACTTAGGGGCTTAATTCCTAGAAATGTggtaaaatctaagaaatgtcttaaaatcttaaaaaaaaaaaaacattccacaATCCtaataacatcctaaaatcacagaaatgtcctaaaatcctagaaatgtgcaaacaacctagaaatgtcctaaaatcctatagaggggctaaaatcctagaaatgtgctaagaTCTAAGAAACTggctaaaatctgagaaatgtcttaaaatcctagaaacattcaagaaaaatcctagaaacgtcctaaaatcctataaatgttctaaaatcttagacaCGCGTATGGGCcactgcgactggcccctggcctcctgttacTTCACTACACGGTAACAATCTCACCATCagatacacaaaacacatttaattgtGGATATTTCGAGTCACAGatatacatttaatttccttttttacctCGGACAGCCCTCCTTTAGCTGCTGACACAAAGACTGGATGAACCAGGTCCCATTTTTTGGGTCCCGAAATGCGCGATATTCTTCAACAGTGGCCACGGCAACCAGGACATCGGCCTCCTGCGGGATGGACACTGAGGGAGAGTCATCCGTCTCCAGACCGTCTAAAAGCACCCCGCGCTGTATCCGGTCTCCCTGGCAGGCCTGGATCAGGAACACTTTGGGCTTAGCGGTGAGGGATGGGTGAGCCTTGAAGGTTCTGGTTATTTGTTCAATGGCGAGGGGCTCCCAGTCAGTACCCTGGACGACGCCCTTTTTTCCGTGACTCAGGATACAGCAGATGAAGGCATCGCCGTGCTTAGGAGCGTCCTGGAGGGGAGCGAATCTGCTGCCGGACCACTCCTGGACATCGAACTCCTGCAGCTGAGAGAGGTCGCTCAGAGAGGCAAAACATTTCAGAGCGCGATCCATCTGGTCTCCGGTTTGGTCTTTACACATCAGCACTCTGAAGCCCAGCCAGCTGAAGACCTCCGCCAAACTCTCTGCACgacatttaatttaaagaaaagaaaaaatgagttAACCTTCAAATCCCAAAACACACGAAATGATGTCAAACTGTAAGAGCCACAAAATGAGAATAagtttcattaatattttataaaaattctTTCACACAGGCAATTCCAGCTACCATTTGTCCAAAAGTAAACGCTTTTTGGCGTAAGATTTATTCAGAATTAGTTACTATAATTGGGATAACAATCACTTTTAAGTGGGACGAGCTTCTGTTTGgcgtttttacttatttaaaagaCAGAGTTTAGCTGCTAGAAAAGCAATTACGAGGTGATATCATTTATGAAATTTTTGTTATGGAAAAATGACCTATTTCAATTAAGCTTCAGGGAAACTACATTTGAGGGAATTTAGAAGAATATCTCcctaaaatgccttttttttgtttaaatatgaacaaaattCTGAGCAccccatgtttttgggttgttttttttcagacaagTCTCCTTGTGAAATGCCTTACAGAGCTTTTATATGTACACATGATCGCTCCCAAATTGTAATAAGTtcttaaagttaatttaaaaaaagaaaaagaaagaaaactgaacaGTAGCAGAAATTAAACTGTCCATCTTCATGTATGTTCTGTACCATAAAATGCtgtccagaaaaataaagtatttgttGCATGTTTAGTTTTGAAAGGACGTTTAATCTTCACGTCATGTGCAGTGTAGTTGAGTGGAAGTACATCCTTTTTCTACCGTGTAGCTgagtgtaatttaattttttaaaggtgttaaCTGGCTGAAGTTACTGTGGCTGCAGCTCACCAGCggcttttttgacatttggagggAACGCCACCACAAAAACTGTGAGTCCATCTATTACGTAACGTACCAGCATCTTTGTTAGTTCCCCTTCTCGGGTCGTAATTCATGAAATTCTCGTTGTTGATGATCACGCAGAGGCCTGTGGGCTGGCTGTTCAACTTGTACTGCtcattctggaaaaaaaaaacccccagaaAGTTTCATAATGAggatactttcttttttaataatttacacTCTGATTCAGTTAGTTTTTCAAAGGTATacctttacttttctttactggtttaaatcttaGGATCTTATGAGCTGACTCAGGTGCAGCATCAGGTAAAACCTCACCTCTTTTTGCCTCTTGCTGTCTCGTGGAAAAACATCTGAGGAGATAAGAGGGAAACTCGATTATACCtccaaacataataaaacattgtTTCTATGACAAAACTATACATAAGGGATGTATCGATGCATCACGAGGCAGTTAAAAATCGATTTAAAGTATGTGAGATTCAAAtcggtgaaatgaaaaatgaaccctgatgatttttttgaccAAAAGAGGGCGTAATCTACTCACGGCTTTGCTAGCTTGACGTGCCACGTCACTACATGTTTGACGTCCTACGTCACGTCCGAGACTTAAACCAATTCGCCAACTTAAATAAGACGAAGCAAAAGCCCCGAGACAGGTGATATTGAAATAGCAGATGCATCCTTCAGTTTCATGTCGGATGTGTGTAGGATTTGAACTTCCTTACGTCAGAAAGTAATAAAGGTTCCTCCAGCatgagagctggcatcaggaGCTGCGGTCCGCTCCGCCCACGCACGTTACTCCTCAACGACGACTACATggccaaaccacactgacaagaGCGTTTGTAACCCCATTCACGCAAATGAGTACAAGAGCCAAACACATCACCCACGCGTGGGAAATGGCCAACTTAGTTCCTAAAACTCGTCCTCTCTGCTTTCTCCTCTCGCTAAAGCAAACCTTTCCACACCAGCCACTTCTGTCCcaagttaaagttttttttttgtgaatgtccagaaatgcattcattgaatagtttgtgttttgcatttataccctACCTCAGACATAAAAAGggattatttaatttgatatagaaataaaataacatctcattttgtattttaaaagatCGTGAGTTTAGTGAATCGTTACATCCCTACTATACATGTTGACGCACCACTGTCGTCGACGTTGCCAACTGAAGAAGCTTGGACAGGTTTGGGTAACAGGCTGCTGTCGTTCAGCTGGATGTTCTTCAGCTCGGGGAAAGCGGTTTTAATGTCATCATCGGTCTGCAGGAGGTTCAGGAAGTCTCTGCAGGTGTCCTCTCCTTTGTTCATGATCTTATCCACCAGCTCAACCACGTGACCCTCCACATCCTCTCTGTTGATGCTCTTCAGGTTGTTGTATTCCCGCCTGGTTATCAGGTTGTTCTCGTGAACTTTGTTGAGGACGAGCCTGTGGTCTGCACACAGCACGTCCTGGATGGTAGTCTTGTTACGTCTCATCGTGTCTTTGGCCGACATGCTGGATCTGACATTTAGAAACGGAGATAAAAAGAACGAGTTTAGTGTCAGTGCAGAGCTCTGATCGtcaaactgtgaaatatttttgcaacatactgtGATTGCACTTATGAGCTATCGTCTGGCATATAGCACAGTGCAATTAATCATTCTGTACTTCACTCATGATCCAGATTAAAgcaagtgattttttaaatttctaatgCAACAGCAAGAactactttacttttttttaaaaaacaaaacatattcttgtgaattgatttgttttgtttccaacatgtaaaaaaacacactaacaaaacaaaacaaaataactactAATATAATAAACAGAAAACCTATAAGcaaactagggatgcacaattaattaaaaatatctaaatcaCAATGTAAGGGCAATTCATATTGCAGGAGCTGGGAACATGCACAGACCACTACAATAAATAATCCCATATTTATTCAAAAGAattcaaaatgtaataagtCTTTAATCCTTttgaacctgagaaaattagctggattactttcaaaaacacatgaccTTAAAAGTTGAGTTagaacaaaatgaaatttaccccaaaaaaggaaaataaaaaagatattttaaaaagggtaaaaataaTAANTATTCAAAAGAattcaaaatgtaataagtCCTTAATCCTTttgaacctgagaaaattagctggattactttcaaaaacacatgaccTTAAAAGTTGAGTTagaacaaaatgaaatttaccccaaaaaaggaaaataaaaaagatattttaaaaagggtaaaaataaTNNNNNNNNNNNNNNNNNNNNNNNNNNNNNNNNNNNNNNNNNNNNNNNNNNNNNNNNNNNNNNNNNNNNNNNNNNNNNNNNNNNNNNNNNNNNNNNNNNNNNNNNNNNNNNNNNNNNNNNNNNNNNNNNNNNNNNNNNNNNNNNNNNNNNNNNNNNNNNNNNNNNNNNNNNNNNNNNNNNNNNNNNNNNNNNNNNNNNNNNNNNNNNNNNNNNNNNNNNNNNNNNNNNNNNNNNNNNNNNNNNNNNNNNNNNNNNNNNNNNNNNNNNNNNNNNNNNNNNNNNNNNNNNNNNNNNNNNNNNNNNNNNNNNNNNNNNNNNNNNNNNNNNNNNNNNNNNNNNNNNNNNNNNNNNNNNNNNNNNNNNNNNNNNNNNNNNNNNNNNNNNNNNNNNNNNNNNNNNNNNNNNNNNNNNNNNNNNNNNNNNNNNNNNNNNNNNNNNNNNNNNNNNNNNNNNNNNNNNNNNNNNNNNNNNNNNNNNNNNNNNNNNNNNNNNNNNNNNNNNNNNNNNNNNNNNNNNNNNNNNNNNNNNNNNNNNNNNNNNNNNNNNNNNNNNNNNNNNNNNNNNNNNNNNNNNNNNNNNNNNNNNNNNNNNNNNNNNNNNNNNNNNNNNNNNNNNNNNNNNNNNNNNNNNNNNNNNNNNNNNNNNNNNNNNNNNNNNNNNNNNNNNNNNNNNNNNNNNNNNNNNNNNNNNNNNNNNNNNNNNNNNNNNNNNNNNNNNNNNNNNNNNNNNNNNNNNNNNNNNNNNNNNNNNNNNNNNNNNNNNNNNNNNNNNNNNNNNNNNNNNNNNNNNNNNNNNNNNNNNNNNNNNNNNNNNNNNNNNNNNNNNNNNNNNNNNNNNNNNNNNNNNNNNNNNNNNNNNNNNNNNNNNNNNNNNNNNNNNNNNNNNNNNNNNNNNNNNNNNNNNNNNNNNNNNNNNNNNNNNNNNNNNNNNNNNNNNNNNNNNNNNNNNNNNNNNNNNNNNNNNNNNNNNNNNNNNNNNNNNNNNNNNNNNNNNNNNNNNNNNNNNNNNNNNNNNNNNNNNNNNNNNNNNNNNNNNNNNNNNNNNNNNNNNNNNNNNNNNNNNNNNNNNNNNNNNNNNNNNNNNNNNNNNNNNNNNNNNNNNNNNNNNNNNNNNNNNNNNNNNNNNNNNNNNNNNNNNNNNNNNNNNNNNNNNNNNNNNNNNNNNNNNNNNNNNNNNNNNNNNNNNNNNNNNNNNNNNNNNNNNNNNNNNNNNNNNNNNNNNNNNNNNNNNNNNNNNNNNNNNNNNNNNNNNNNNNNNNNNNNNNNNNNNNNNNNNNNNNNNNNNNNNNNNNNNNNNNNNNNNNNNNNNNNNNNNNNNNNNNNNNNNNNNNNNNNNNNNNNNNNNNNNNNNNNNNNNNNNNNNNNNNNNNNNNNNNNNNNNNNNNNNNNNNNNNNNNNNNNNNNNNNNNNNNNNNNNNNNNNNNNNNNNNNNNNNNNNNNNNNNNNNNNNNNNNNNNNNNNNNNNNNNNNNNNNNNNNNNNNNNNNNNNNNNNNNNNNNNNNNNNNNNNNNNNNNNNNNNNNNNNNNNNNNNNNNNNNNNNNNNNNNNNNNNNNNNNNNNNNNNNNNNNNNNNNNNNNNNNNNNNNNNNNNNNNNNNNNNNNNNNNNNNNNNNNNNNNNNNNNNNNNNNNNNNNNNNNNNNNNNNNNNNNNNNNNNNNNNNNNNNNNNNNNNNNNNNNNNNNNNNNNNNNNNNNNNNNNNNNNNNNNNNNNNNNNNNNNNNNNNNNNNNNNNNNNNNNNNNNNNNNNNNNNNNNNNNNNNNNNNNNNNNNNNNNNNNNNNNNNNNNNNNNNNNNNNNNNNNNNNNNNNNNNNNNNNNNNNNNNNNNNNNNNNNNNNNNNNNNNNNNNNNNNNNNNNNNNNNNNNNNNNNNNNNNNNNNNNNNNNNNNNNNNNNNNNNNNNNNNNNNNNNNNNNNNNNNNNNNNNNNNNNNNNNNNNNNNNNNNNNNNNNNNNNNNNNNNNNNNNNNNNNNNNNNNNNNNNNNNNNNNNNNNNNNNNNNNNNNNNNNNNNNNNNNNNNNNNNNNNNNNNNNNNNNNNNNNNNNNNNNNNNNNNNNNNNNNNNNNNNNNNNNNNNNNNNNNNNNNNNNNNNNNNNNNNNNNNNNNNNNNNNNNNNNNNNNNNNNNNNNNNNNNNNNNNNNNNNNNNNNNNNNNNNNNNNNNNNNNNNNNNNNNNNNNNNNNNNNNNNNNNNNNNNNNNNNNNNNNNNNNNNNNNNNNNNNNNNNNNNNNNNNNNNNNNNNNNNNNNNNNNNNNNNNNNNNNNNNNNNNNNNNNNNNNNNNNNNNNNNNNNNNNNNNNNNNNNNNNNNNNNNNNNNNNNNNNNNNNNNNNNNNNNNNNNNNNNNNNNNNNNNNNNNNNNNNNNNNNNNNNNNNNNNNNNNNNNNNNNNNNNNNNNNNNNNNNNNNNNNNNNNNNNNNNNNNNNNNNNNNNNNNNNNNNNNNNNNNNNNNNNNNNNNNNNNNNNNNNNNNNNNNNNNNNNNNNNNNNNNNNNNNNNNNNNNNNNNNNNNNNNNNNNNNNNNNNNNNNNNNNNNNNNNNNNNNNNNNNNNNNNNNNNNNNNNNNNNNNNNNNNNNNNNNNNNNNNNNNNNNNNNNNNNNNNNNNNNNNNNNNNNNNNNNNNNNNNNNNNNNNNNNNNNNNNNNNNNNNNNNNNNNNNNNNNNNNNNNNNNNNNNNNNNNNNNNNNNNNNNNNNNNNNNNNNNNNNNNNNNNNNNNNNNNNNNNNNNNNNNNNNNNNNNNNNNNNNNNNNNNNNNNNNNNNNNNNNNNTATGATGCCACTGTGtctttagatgaaaaaaaaaacaaaacaaaaaaaggaattattttcaatatattacatgATAAGTAGATTATAATtatatcacagcctgggatatgtcaactttgaattatatttaaaagaaaaatgtatgtagtgtcaaatacacacactcataactctttgcacacaaaatgtgcttttcaaaatcaggctgtaaaaaatattatacatgaagatgattttccattttcattgagtttattttttaaaccaacatcagtcctaatcataaatatcaaatattcactattttttaactctttatatGTAAGgtttgaaaaatacacaaaaatatattatttgcaATATACTAAATGCAAAGCATtattgcacttaacagtctgaatgtaacaatttagtttccacggtgtattttagacttattgtaggagctgagctggaaatcccaaaaatgaacaaaaatacacattcatgccaaaaaatgttatgcaagaacacagccaaaattatcctAAAAATTAAGcatgaaaaagacataaaatgcaccaaacagtccctaaagggttacaggttgtatgttgtatttattttaccacagattttctttttaaaaaaaattgccaaaattacaccatttatcacagccagaaactgtagaAATTCTTGTTAGATTTTTCCAATTTCTGAAGGTCCTTTAACACATTATGTGCAACTAACACGTCCgaaaaaaaaccataattaATTCTGAGCttaaaattgtgatatttaagtctttttattctacgtgtcatt comes from the Plectropomus leopardus isolate mb chromosome 12, YSFRI_Pleo_2.0, whole genome shotgun sequence genome and includes:
- the LOC121951365 gene encoding caspase-8-like produces the protein MSAKDTMRRNKTTIQDVLCADHRLVLNKVHENNLITRREYNNLKSINREDVEGHVVELVDKIMNKGEDTCRDFLNLLQTDDDIKTAFPELKNIQLNDSSLLPKPVQASSVGNVDDSDVFPRDSKRQKENEQYKLNSQPTGLCVIINNENFMNYDPRRGTNKDAESLAEVFSWLGFRVLMCKDQTGDQMDRALKCFASLSDLSQLQEFDVQEWSGSRFAPLQDAPKHGDAFICCILSHGKKGVVQGTDWEPLAIEQITRTFKAHPSLTAKPKVFLIQACQGDRIQRGVLLDGLETDDSPSVSIPQEADVLVAVATVEEYRAFRDPKNGTWFIQSLCQQLKEGCPRSEDITTILHRVNDEVAQKEGSSQPGAKKQMPEVRFTLRKKLVLSPHHC